One part of the Phaeodactylum tricornutum CCAP 1055/1 chromosome 17, whole genome shotgun sequence genome encodes these proteins:
- a CDS encoding predicted protein, with protein MGVQGLWRLLLPIGRRISIETLEGRVLAVDASIWLTQFLKAMRDPDTGKVQPAAHLIGFIRRLCRLRFHGIRAVLVFDGPTPAIKRREIMRRRKQREQFATLGPAGVQRLARRLLAQTLQQQQQKKPTVPEPHGHDAAFHPTSSTGTAQSLAPGFNPGGRDGNPKDGSTTNAATLATAALSNDPTNSSEEPAAYSATSDSLGTKAATDSAPPEQPAAAYPPDTGSDAAIAAALEFGSDNENNTNDPHVRDDDGDDPVNDWDLPLDHEATGNESSNSDDPVTTNSSSLGFPRSNKRQRRLWDERRGTMDVAQIAALPPGQRRDAIEAAKRTQRLLSRREFMPAAANPDAFSSVQVTNFLRSIRLNQSIHAMALRVVHDEEKAFASQPGEFMASDRNTRVSLIREDDPDDNDRTTPPDAPRERPSAALRARQQQNRRNNGTHRFSHRDSSSDEDSQSVGIGKCANPAFAAAGKKRRRAILDEEDDYGDSSKEEDRVNQKSTLSTNRAWYKDRPQATSHLQPLELDDSSEDDDSVPNAELNKMELDYSQQRLDSS; from the coding sequence ATGGGCGTCCAGGGCTTGTGGCGTTTGCTGTTGCCCATCGGTCGTCGCATCTCAATTGAAACGTTGGAAGGCCGCGTGCTCGCGGTGGACGCCTCCATTTGGCTCACGCAGTTCCTCAAGGCCATGCGCGATCCGGACACGGGCAAGGTCCAACCCGCCGCGCACTTGATTGGCTTTATCCGTCGGCTATGTCGTCTCCGCTTTCACGGGATCCGCGCCGTCCTCGTCTTTGACGGACCCACGCCCGCCATCAAACGACGTGAAATAATGCGACGACGCAAGCAACGCGAACAGTTCGCTACCTTGGGACCAGCCGGAGTCCAACGACTCGCGCGACGGCTACTAGCCCAAACCctacagcagcaacagcaaaaaaaGCCAACAGTCCCAGAGCCTCACGGTCACGACGCAGCCTTCCACCCAACGTCGTCGACCGGAACGGCACAGTCTTTGGCGCCCGGTTTCAACCCAGGGGGGCGGGACGGCAATCCGAAAGACGGATCGACCACGAACGCTGCAACTTTGGCTACCGCTGCTTTATCGAATGACCCCACGAATTCATCAGAAGAGCCCGCAGCATATTCGGCTACATCCGACTCACTCGGTACGAAAGCTGCGACCGATTCTGCGCCTCCGGAACAACCTGCCGCCGCATACCCTCCGGATACCGGCAGTGACGCTGCTATTGCCGCGGCGTTGGAATTCGGTTCGGACAATGAGAACAACACGAACGACCCCCACGtccgcgacgacgatggtgatGATCCAGTCAACGACTGGGATTTACCGCTCGACCACGAGGCGACTGGGAACGAGTCCAGCAATAGCGACGACCCCGTAACAACCAATAGCAGCTCCCTCGGCTTTCCTCGTTCCAATAAACGCCAACGCCGTTTGTGGGATGAGCGTCGCGGCACCATGGACGTGGCGCAGATAGCTGCCTTACCACCCGGCCAACGTAGGGATGCTATTGAAGCCGCCAAACGAACGCAGCGACTCCTTTCGCGACGGGAATTCATGCCGGCCGCCGCCAACCCCGACGCCTTTTCGTCCGTCCAGGTCACCAACTTTTTGCGGTCGATCCGTCTCAATCAATCCATACACGCCATGGCGCTCCGTGTCGTACACGACGAGGAAAAGGCGTTTGCATCCCAACCGGGTGAATTTATGGCGTCGGATCGGAACACCAGAGTATCCCTGATACGGGAAGATGATCCCGACGATAACGACCGTACCACACCACCAGACGCGCCAAGGGAGCGACCGTCGGCGGCTCTGCGGGCACGGCAACAGCAAAACCGACGGAACAATGGTACCCATCGATTTTCGCACCGAGATTCATCATCCGACGaggattcacagtcagtcggaATCGGAAAATGTGCCAACCCAGCCTTTGCTGCTGCAGGGAAAAAACGACGACGGGCCATTTTGGATGAGGAGGATGACTACGGCGATTCTTCAAAAGAAGAGGATCGCGTCAATCAAAAGTCTACGCTTTCGACAAACAGAGCATGGTACAAGGATCGCCCGCAAGCGACATCGCATTTACAACCTCTGGAATTGGACGACAGTAGCGAAGACGATGACAGCGTCCCAAACGCAGAACTTAACAAAATGGAATTAGACTACAGCCAACAACGGCTTGACTCGTCG
- a CDS encoding predicted protein, with protein sequence MNTRSPATTLETSRPSTRAPTGNNENTESDLEPPLASLSLSTKGRYFVVTGGTQGLGLAIAIQLKKAGAAGLFLVARSPDKGQAAVEHLRQQHQLGDDGKSTCQVFFLPTDLSDTKQVQTVFSRIEDLLSTTDVVSGLVNAAAITTRGNLFTTTSNEFDTQFFVNVRAPFLLTQALAVHCRKQQTQRTSQVRASIVNISSVAAYGGAPFITAYSASKAALSTLTKTNAAELAPHGIRVNAIQLGWTYTDNEDALQTAQSDRDWIQRADEGVPLGRILRPHDVAVTVVFLLSEASAMTTGTLVDLHPEYAHGLISLAPTDAR encoded by the coding sequence ATGAACACGAGAAGCCCCGCAACTACGTTAGAAACGAGCAGGCCTTCGACTCGTGCTCCTACCGGCAATAATGAGAATACTGAGAGTGATTTGGAGCCGCCGCTAGCATCGCTATCCCTATCTACCAAAGGTCGTTACTTTGTTGTTACCGGAGGGACACAGGGATTGGGTTTGGCGATTGCCATTCAACTCAAAAAAGCGGGCGCCGCTGGACTCTTCTTGGTCGCCCGATCACCCGACAAGGGTCAAGCGGCGGTTGAACACCTACGCCAACAGCACCAGTTGGGAGACGACGGTAAATCGACTTGTCAAGTCTTTTTTCTACCCACCGACTTGTCTGATACGAAGCAAGTGCAAACCGTATTTTCTCGGATTGAAGACCTCTTGTCAACTACCGATGTTGTCAGTGGTCTCGTAAACGCCGCCGCTATAACGACACGGGGCAATCTGTTTACCACCACGTCGAACGAGTTTGACACGCAGTTTTTCGTGAACGTACGCGCCCCCTTTTTGTTGACTCAAGCCTTGGCGGTTCATTGTCGAAAGCAGCAGACACAAAGAACGTCACAAGTGCGGGCCAGCATCGTCAACATTTCCAGTGTCGCCGCGTACGGTGGCGCGCCGTTCATTACAGCCTACTCGGCGAGCAAGGCCGCACTCTCCACTCTAACCAAAACTAACGCGGCTGAGCTCGCGCCTCATGGAATTCGTGTGAATGCCATTCAATTGGGATGGACCTATACGGATAACGAAGATGCATTGCAGACGGCCCAATCGGATCGGGATTGGATCCAGCGAGCCGACGAAGGTGTGCCGTTAGGACGCATTTTGCGACCCCACGATGTCGCCGTGACGGttgtgtttttgttgtccGAAGCATCGGCCATGACGACGGGGACTTTAGTGGATCTGCATCCGGAGTATGCTCACGGTCTTATTTCGCTGGCACCGACTGATGCCCGTTAA
- a CDS encoding predicted protein has translation MSERTITDATAKVIEQSLSIARDNGNSQADPLHLAVALFTGDDSMGARVCTKVVADNVDVNVVRKNLQRRLLQKPSQTPAPHEASLSSSYSSLLQRATKASKANGDALVALDHLILALYEDREAADVLTQSMLTKKLAQGAVKDLRGSHKVTSASAEETYEALEKYGIDLVQQAEDGKLDPVVGRDEEIRRLIQILSRRTKNNPVLVGEPGTGKTSIVEGLARRIVEGDVPESIKGVALRTLDMGALVAGAKYRGEFEERLRAVLDEVKRAQGKMLLFVDEIHLVLGAGKSDGAMDAANLLKPMLARGELRMIGATTLEEYRKHIEKDAAFERRFQQVIVNEPSVLDTISMLRGLSDRYETHHGVRIMDSALVTAAQLSDRYITHRFNPDKSIDLIDEAAARKRTTLDSRPERIDQLERQILQLEIESTALGREKDKESKRRRTAIQEEIANLKEELAPLNAKWQADRGRAEELKEIKEKLTTLEAKAASAERTGDYEKAADLKYGAIPDLKSHLKRIEESEMIRKADASDEDSLVSETVTPQDIAEVISRWTGIPVTRLSQTDRDRLLKLDDRLKERVIGQDQAIKEVTDCILRSKAGLSRPSQPIGSFLFLGPTGVGKTELAKSLYSSLFDADERHLIRIDMSEYTEQHSVARLIGAPPGYIGHDEGGQLTEAVRRRPYSVVLFDEMEKAHPRVLTLMLQILDEGRLTDSKGRTVDFTNTVIILTSNVGAKYLLNLTEESKRRELAHKQVMSEVQSRFAPEFLNRLSGIIMFNSLGTQQLEMIVQKSMRGVSKRLASQGVRVVLESSGAKAILAASYDPNYGARPVERYLESTVVTTLSRMLISGDISSGSIVRIEAAEGDDESHKSSRWVESPIPERSPVLLRL, from the exons ATGTCAGAACGAACAATCACCGACGCAACGGCCAAGGTTATTGAACAGAGTCTTTCAATTGCCCGCGACAATGGTAATTCTCAAGCCGATCCGCTACACTTGGCTGTGGCCCTCTTTACGGGCGACGACTCCATGGGGGCGCGAGTTTGTACAAAGGTGGTGGCGGACAACGTGGACGTCAACGTGGTTCGCAAAAATTTGCAACGCCGTCTGTTGCAAAAGCCGTCCCAAACACCTGCTCCTCACGAAGCATCGTTGTCGAGCTCGTATTCCTCACTCTTGCAACGCGCCACCAAAGCATCCAAAGCAAATGGCGATGCTTTGGTTGCCCTTGATCACTTGATACTCGCCCTGTACGAGGATCGTGAGGCTGCTGATGTGCTGACCCAATCGATGTTAACCAAGAAGCTTGCGCAGGGTGCCGTTAAGGATTTGCGAGGTAGCCATAAGGTAACATCAGCCAGCGCGGAAGAAACCTACGAGGCCTTGGAAAAGTATGGAATTGATTTGGTCCAACAAGCCGAAGATGGGAAACTCGATCCCGTCGTAGGACGAGATGAAGAAATTCGTCGGCTCATACAGATCTTGTCCCGCCGAACCAAAAATAATCCCGTCCTAGTCGGCGAACCTGGAACCGGTAAAACTAGCATCGTCGAAGGCCTTGCCCGCAGAATAGTCGAAGGTGACGTACCCGAAAGCATTAAGGGTGTTGCACTCCGGACGCTCGATATGGGCGCGCTGGTGGCAGGTGCCAAATACCGAGGAGAGTTTGAAGAACGGTTGAGGGCAGTTTTGGACGAAGTGAAGCGAGCGCAGGGGAAAATGCTTCtgtttgtcgacgaaatTCATCTCGTACTCGGGGCCGGCAAGTCGGACGGAGCCATGGACGCCGCCAATTTGCTTAAACCTATGCTGGCGCGAGGCGAGCTGCGCATGATTGGTGCTACAACTTTGGAAGAATACCGGAAGCACATTGAAAAAGATGCCGCCTTTGAACGCCGCTTCCAACAGGTGATAGTGAACGAACCCAGTGTGTTGGATACTATATCCATGTTGCGTGGGCTAAGCGATCGCTACGAAACTCATCACGGTGTCCGCATTATGGATTCCGCACTGGTTACGGCGGCGCAGCTGAGCGATAGATACATAACACATCGATTCAATCCCGACAAAAGTATCGATTTAATAGATGAAGCGGCCGCACGAAAACGCACTACACTTGACAGTCGTCCCGAACGAATCGATCAATTGGAGCGACAAATCTTGCAACTCGAAATCGAATCTACCGCATTGGGTCGCGAAAAGGACAAGGAATCTAAAAGGCGGCGCACAGCAATACAAGAAGAGATTGCTAATTTAAAAGAAGAACTGGCACCCTTGAACGCTAAATGGCAGGCCGATAGAGGTCGAGCTGAGGAACTGAAAGAGATCAAGGAAAAGCTAACTACCCTTGAGGCCAAGGCGGCGTCGGCGGAACGTACCGGTGACTACGAAAAGGCTGCCGACTTAAAGTATGGTGCCATTCCTGACCTCAAGTCTCATTTGAAGAGGATCGAAGAATCGGAAATGATACGTAAAGCAGATGCCTCAGACGAAGACAGTTTAGTTTCGGAAACAGTGACCCCCCAGGATATTGCCGAAGTGATCTCTCGGTGGACGGGGATTCCAGTTACCCGCCTCTCGCAGACTGACAGAGATCGCTTACTAAAATTGGATGATCGACTCAAGGAACGTGTCATCGGTCAGGATCAAGCAATCAAAGAAGTAACGGACTGTATCTTACGCTCTAAGGCTGGTCTGTCGCGACCCTCCCAGCCTATCGGTAGTTTCTTATTCCTCGGTCCGACGGGAGTGGGTAAGACGGAGCTTGCCAAGAGTCTATACTCGAGTTTATTTGACGCGGACGAACGGCATTTGATTCGTATTGACATGAGCGAATAcactgagcaacactcagTTGCCCGTTTGATTGGAGCCCCACCCGGCTACATTGGGCATGACGAAGGTGGTCAGCTGACAGAAGCCGTACGTCGCCGACCCTACTCAGTGGTACTCTTtgatgaaatggaaaaagcACATCCGCGTGTTTTAACGCTAATGCTGCAGATCTTGGACGAAGGACGCTTGACGGATAGCAAGGGAAGGACTGTCGACTTTACGAATACTGTCATTATTCTGACGTCCAATGTGGGTGCAAAGTATTTGCTGAATCTAACTGAGGAGTCAAAGCGACGGGAATTGGCGCACAAGCAAGTCATGTCGGAAGTTCAATCTCGTTTCGCCCCGGAGTTTCTCAACCGATTGTCGGGTATCATTATGTTCAACTCTCTCGGAACCCAGCAGTTGGAAATGATTGTCCAAAAGTCTATGAGGGGTGTTTCGAAGCGACTCGCCTCTCAAGGAGTTCGGGTGGTGCTGGAGTCTAGTGGCGCCAAAGCGATTCTTGCAGCATCCTACGACCCGAATTATGGCGCGAGACCCGTTGAGCGATATCTCGAGTCAACAGTGGTAACGACTCTCAGTCGTATGCTAATTAGCGGAGATATCTCCAGTGGATCTATTGTCCGCATTGAAGCTGCCGAaggcgacgacgagtc CCAT AAGTCGAGTCGATGGGTAGAGTCACCAATTCCAGAGCGTTCGCCGGTTTTGTTAAGATTGTGA
- a CDS encoding predicted protein — protein sequence MRGSKKNLPLSSPPLPQTWSHPKTPPRANPIDAFKSNNSTPVTIAYAISVTGCGSDPITEGGAVLKHSIHLNSIHGAGRYNYALFAIYHPSAVSCALPLKALGYELLEREVFVNVADIKGDFLRNKIEQNGCCGEKELIKLEAYTLTDYPIAVHLDLDVLMLKPMDVVFDAMLQDGVSQSTFQTHSVMWPDDPLPTSINAFFTLDYNMVGPKKQYKPVQGGFLVMRPDLNVYEEFRAIVLEGDFRDGQGWGGKVGPFHGSMTFQGIISYYYNVLHPGQAIELNRCVYNQMCDNPRTGKTVNDVVQGECRTNTETCEDCRERNLEDIVTTHYTLCQKPWWCLSHENDSLQHRLCRKLVHEWYKVRSDLEQSWGRSGRGPGTHETDFFYGYCNKMGKGGYIPIEAPYGTGSVR from the coding sequence ATGCGAGGTAGCAAGAAAAATCTCCCCTTGTCTTCACCGCCGTTGCCCCAAACATGGTCTCATCCGAAAACTCCGCCCCGCGCCAACCCCATTGACGCTTTTAAAAGTAACAATTCTACGCCGGTGACGATAGCATACGCCATTTCTGTTACAGGCTGTGGTTCGGATCCCATCACGGAAGGCGGAGCGGTACTGAAACACTCGATTCACCTCAACAGTATACACGGAGCGGGACGCTACAATTATGCACTCTTTGCGATTTACCATCCATCCGCTGTATCCTGTGCACTGCCATTAAAAGCTCTTGGATACGAATTACTAGAACGCGAAGTTTTTGTAAACGTTGCTGATATCAAGGGGGACTTTCTGCGCAACAAAATTGAACAAAACGGTTGTTGCGGGGAAAAGGAACTCATCAAATTGGAAGCGTATACTCTCACAGATTATCCAATTGCTGTACATTTAGATTTGGACGTGCTTATGCTTAAGCCCATGGATGTAGTCTTTGACGCCATGCTGCAGGATGGCGTAAGCCAATCCACTTTCCAAACACATTCCGTCATGTGGCCGGACGATCCCCTCCCCACTAGTATCAACGCGTTCTTCACGCTGGACTACAACATGGTCGGACCCAAAAAACAGTACAAACCCGTACAGGGTGGATTTCTCGTAATGCGACCGGATCTCAATGTCTACGAAGAATTTCGTGCCATTGTACTGGAAGGCGACTTTCGCGATGGTCAGGGATGGGGTGGTAAGGTTGGACCGTTTCATGGCTCGATGACCTTTCAAGGAATCATATCGTACTATTACAACGTCTTACACCCAGGTCAGGCCATTGAACTGAATCGGTGCGTGTACAACCAAATGTGTGATAATCCACGGACGGGGAAAACCGTGAATGATGTCGTCCAAGGCGAATGTCGGACCAACACAGAAACTTGCGAGGACTGCCGCGAACGCAACCTCGAAGACATTGTCACCACGCACTATACTTTGTGCCAAAAACCGTGGTGGTGTTTGTCCCACGAGAATGATTCATTACAGCACCGACTGTGTCGGAAACTGGTGCACGAATGGTACAAGGTCCGATCCGATTTGGAGCAATCCTGGGGACGGTCCGGTCGAGGTCCTGGTACACATGAAACGGACTTCTTCTACGGCTACTGCAATAAGATGGGCAAAGGGGGGTACATTCCCATTGAAGCCCCGTATGGTACGGGGTCTGTAAGATAG